GCCTCTTCTTGAACTTGTAGGTGATATCCAGATAGATGGCTTCCTCACCAAGTATGTTCCACATACCTACTGCATAGGTAATCGCCTTAATAGTTGTTCGTTAAACGGGGGTTCTGGGTCTACCCCAACTTTAAAGTATTTTATAACTATGAGCGCACAATGGCAGAGGATTTCAAGGTCACCCCTTGGGAAGTGACCGGAGACATAGACTACGACGTTCTGATGAAGAAGTTCGGAACGACCCCCATCAGCAAGGACCTGATGGACAGGATCTCCCGTTATGGGGAACCCCATTACATGATGAGGCGCGGAATATTCTACTGCCACCGCGACCTCGGTCTGCTGCTCGACGATTACGACAAGGGTAACAAGTTCTATCTCTACACCGGCAGGGGACCTTCGGGAAACACCCATCTGGGTCATGTCATGCCCTGGATCTTCAACAAGTGGGTGCAGGATACCTTCAAGTGCGATATGCTCTTCCAGATGACCGATGATGAGAAGTTCCTGTTCAAGGACCTAACTCTGCACGACACCCGCAACATGGCTTACGAGAACGCTCTGGACTTCGTGGCCCTGGGATTCGATCCCGAGAAGACGAAGATCATCGTGGACACGGAGAACATCAAGACACTGTATCCTCTGGCACTCCGTGTCGCCAAGAAGGTCACGTTCTCCACCGCCAAGGCCGTGTTCGGTTTCGACGGCGAATCCAACATCGGAAGGATCTTCTTCACCACCCTGGAATCCGCCCCCGCGTTCATCCCCTCGGAGATCGAGGGCAAGCCCACCCGCGTGGTCATTCCCTGCGGAATCGACCAGGACCCCCACTTCAGGGTCACCCGCGATGTGGCACAGGGACTCGGCTACCACAAGCCGTCCATGATCTACTGCAAGATGTGCCCCGGCCTCAACGGCGGGGACAAGATGTCCTCTTCGGACGAGAACGCCACCATCTACACCACCGACACCCCCAAACAGGTCAAGAAGAAGGTCGGAAGGGCGTTCACCGGAGGGTGCGTCAGCGTGGAGGAGCAGAGGGAGAAGGGAGGAAATCCCGATGTCTGCGCTGTCTTCAAGTACAATTTCTATCTCTTCGAGCACGACGATGCCAAGCTCAACGAGCTGGCTGACAAATGCCGTCGCGGAGAGATCCTCTGCGGTGAGTGCAAGGTCGCCCTCACCAGCAAGATAAACGTCTTCCTCGAGAATCATCAGGCCAAGAGGGAAGAGGCCAAAGAGATAGTCAAGCAGATGACCTTCGAAGGTTTCAAATGGTGAGTACGATGGATATGAAGGAGTTACTCGAAGGACTTAGCTACAACGAGAAAAGACTGCTGCTGGCACTTGATCAGAACGGGGGCCGCGGAAGCCCTGCGGACATGATCGAGAAGGGCGGTTTCGGCCTGGAGGTCGAGGTCATGGGTTCCGCCTCATGGCTCGCATCCAAGGGCCTCGCCGAGATCAGCGAGGACAGCACCAAGTACTTCGAACTCACCGACGTGGAGGAATCCAAAAAGGGTCTTCCCGAGAGGAGGGCACTCACCGCCATCGACTCCAACGGCGGCAGCATGGCCCTTTCCGCCCTGGCCGGTGCCATGCCCGGAGAGGATAACATCGCCGTCGGTTGGCTGATGAGGAAGAAGCTCGCCACCATGCAGGAAGTCTCCGGAGAAAAGGGCCTGGTGCTTACCGACCTCGGAAAACAGACCATCGGCAAGCAAATGCCTGACGAGGAGCTCATCGCACGCATGATCGGGGCTCCCGTAGAGGAGAAGGATGCTGATGCAAAGGTCATCAAGGACCTCAAGGGCCGCAAGGGAATGATCAAGGAGACCATCGTCACCAAGAGGGAGATCACCCTCACCGCCGACGGTGTGTCCGCCGCCCGTTCCGGAATCGAGATCAAAGAAGAACTCACAGAGGTCACCGACGAGGTAATCCAGAGCGGCAAATGGAAGGACGTGGAGTTCAGGAAGTATGATGTGCAGACCTTCGCTCCCGCAGCGTACCCTGCCAAGAAGAACCCCCTGACCAGGCTCGGCAACGAGGTTCGCAGGCTGTTCACCGATATGGGATTCACCGAGATGTCCTCCGAGTACGTGCAGAACGCATTCTGGAACATGGACACCCTCTTCATCCCCCAGGATCACCCTGCCAGGGATATGCAGGATACCTTCTTCCTCGACAACCCCGAGACTATCCCTCTGGATGACAGGGAACTCGTCGCCAAGATCAAGGCCATCCACGAGAACGGAGGAGACACCGGTTCCACCGGCTGGGGAGGCACCTGGTCGGAGGAGAAGGCCTCCCAGGCACTCCTGAGGACTCACTCCACGGTCAGCAGTATCAGATACATCGCAGAGCATCCCGACGCACCTCAGAAGGCATTCTCCATCTCCAGGATTTTCAGGAAGGAGTCCATCGACGCCACCCACCTGCCCGAGTTCAGTCAGATCGAGGGTATCGTCATCGATGAGAACGCCAACCTAGACATGCTCATATCGCTCATCCGCGAGTTCTACGCCAGGATGGGATTCGACAAGATCAACGTCCGCCCCAGTTACTTCCCGTACACCGAACCCTCCCTCGAGCTCGAGGTCTTCTTCAACGGCAAGTGGCTCGAACTGGGCGGTGCCGGAGTGTTCAGGCCCGAGGTGCTCGCACCTTTCGGAGTCAAGACCCCTGTCCTTGCATGGGGATTCGGATTCGAGAGGCTGGCGATGCTCAAGTGGAACATCACCGACATCAGGGATCTTTACATCTCCGATCTCGACTCTCTCAAGAAGAACACCATCTACTGATTTCAGGTGAAAGAGACAGCAGTGCCAGGCTTGGCAATCTCGTCGGCTAGGAACTGCAGTTCGTGCTTCTTGTAATCGGGAGCGGCAGCCTTTGCTTTTCCCAACAGAGCTACCGCTGAATCCCTGTCGCCTTTGCTGTATGCTATTTCCGCACGGGCTCTGAGAACCTCGTCGAGATAGGTGACGTCGCCGATCCTTTCCATAGCTTCTATCGCGTCTATGACGATGGATTCGGCAGTCTCCGTATCGCCCATGCACAGCAGAGCCTTCGCCAGCAGCATGGCGGCTGCGGGATGGCGGGTCTGAGCGTAGACGTTGTCCGCACAGTTGGCTGCGTCCTCGTATTCCTTGTTCAGTATGTCGATCTGTGCCTGGGTGAGTTCCGCCATAGGCGAGCCCAGTTTGCGGAGGTCTTTATAGCAGGCTTTCAGGGCATCTACGGATTTACAGGCGAATGCGGTCTGACTCCTCATCCACAGGATGGTATCGTTACCGGGGTTCTCCTGGTTGATGATGCCGAGACTTCTGAGGAGGTCCTCATTGGGGTTGGAGGTCAGCTCATACTGATGAGCCCGGGCGAACTTGCCTGCCTCGGCGGTCCTGCCGGCTTCCACTAGATGATACAGTCTTTCCTGCAATGCGCCTTTCTCCAGCCAGTAATCGGCGGCCCAGCTGTGCCATCCGCGGACGGTATCCATGGAGACTTTGTCCAGGTATCTCAGTGCAGTCTCGCGGGGGATGCTGGCCATCCCGGCCGCATCCGTCGGGAGTACGCCGGTCGGGGTGGGAGGGAAGGTGTCACGGGGTATCGGCACCCTAAGAACGCACACCTTTCCGAAGACATTTCTGTCCGCTTCCGAGAGGGAGTTCCATTTGGTCTCTGGGTCGCAGCGCCTCATGTCGAGGAGCACATCGATATCGATGCCTTCCTGGATGAGCCTTCCTTTGGACTCCTCAGCCCTGGTCAGACCCTCCTTGGTGATGCTGTACACCAGCCTCTTGCTGCGGGCACCTTTCTGATGTGCCAGCCAGTTCATTACCAACCCTGTCTCACCGAGTTTCTTCAGGTCGATGGAGGCATGGGCGCGGGTGATTCCGACGACCATGGCGATACCGTCCTGAGTCAGGTCGAAGGGGACGTTGTAGATCTGCCCGGGGAGGACGTTGCTGAATCTCGCCAGATGGAGGAGGATGCGCTCCTTCACAGTGACATCCTTGATGGTGAACGTTGCCATGGTTTTTTCACCGATAGTTATAATAAAAAGTAGACGGGTCGCATTTTTACATTCATCAAGGGTTGTAACATGCGCAGACTGATAGTTCGGTACGAGAAGGACATAGCTTCCGTGAACATGGTGGACAGGTTCATACAGGGAGGACAATGGTCCGAGGCAGGTACCGACCGGGAGGGGCGCAGATACATCACAGACGGGGACGACACAGTGGTCTATCTCCAGCACCAGCACATCCGGTCCGAGCATCTGGACCGTGACGCGAAGGAAGCAGGTTTTGCATTCGATGTGATAGTGTTCCCTTCTGTCCACAGCGCCCAGAGCGGCATCCCCGCGCTGACCGTTCATCCTATCGGCAACTATCACGAGGCTGAGCACGGCGGAGAGGAGGGAAAGCTCGTCCCTGCCTGTCCCGCGGTCATGACTGACATGCTGCGTGCCATCAAGGCCGAGTGCAACATCCCCGAGTACAGCATATGTTTCGAGGTTACTCATCACGGCCCCTATCTCGAGACCCCCACCATGTTCCTGGAGATTGGCAGCGACGAGAGCTGCTGGGGCAGGAGCGATGCGGCGGACATCCAGTCGAGAGTGCTCGCCAAGGTCAGGGAGAAGAACGATTATGTCAATGTGATTGGTATCGGAGGAGGCCATTATGCTCCGAGATTCACCGAGCTGGCACTATCGAGCAAGGTCAATTTCGGACACATGCTGCCCAACTATCAGATGGAGGGCAGGAGCGACGAGGATGTGGCCGCCTCGATCAGAAAAGCGACCGAGGCGAGCCGTACTGAATGTGTTTTCATCCACCGTAAATCCATGAAGGGCTCGCAGGCCACGCATCTCCGCGAGATGGCGGAATCCCTGGGCTGCGAGGTCATGAGATCCGAGGATTTCGAGCCGCTCACTGGGAATTGATGTAGGTTCCGGAGAAGGGCTGGCCGAGGATAGCTTTCTCGAGCTCTGCCAGGTTCCTTCCGTCTACCATCTGGATATCGATCTTTTCCTTCTTGGCGATCTGCACTCCGAGAGGGTCGAACACACTGGATTTGCCGGCTCCGTGGTCCTTGTAGACCAGGGCGTCGAGCTCGTCGATGGTGAGTTTGTCGTATCTTACTGCATCAGGGTTCTTGCGGGGATCGTCCGAGTATACCGCGTCGACGGAGGTCGCGTTGATCACACGCTTCGCACCGAGTTCGCAGGCCAGCATGGTGGCGACCGCGTCGGTGGTGTGACCGGGTTCGGTACCGCCCATGACCACGATTCCGCCCTGTCTGAACTTGTCCGCGGCGGTCTTCACATCGAGGGGGATGTCCACCGAGGACTTGTCTCCAAGCGCAAGTGCCAGAAGTCCCGCGTTGAGCCTGGTGCAGCCGATGCCGAGCATGTCGAGGTCATACTCCTTACCGCCGAGTTCCCTGCCGGTGACGGTGTAGTACCTGGCGATTTTTCCTCCTCCGCAGACTACGCATACACGTACTTTTTCGGAGGCTTTTTTCAGCATTTCGGCGAGTTTTCCAATATAAACCGAATCGTTCTGGTCCGGAATGAGGATGGAACCGCCGATGGAGATGACGACAATATCCTGGCTCATGTGTAACACTTTTTATAGGGATGTAGGTTAGGGATAAAATCATTGCCGAAGGTATGAACAATGTCAACCGACAATTCAGCAAACAGGGCCCGTTACGATTTTAAAAAGGCCATGGAAGAGATCAAAAACTATCGAGGCAGAGGCACCGAACTCATTTCGGTGTACGTTCCGCCCGGCAAGCTAATTTCGGATGCCATGGCCTATCTCAGAGACGAGGAGGGCCAGGCCCAGAACATCAAATCGAAGACCACTCTCAAGAACGTCACCAGCGCCATCGACTCCATCATGGCCCGTCTTAAGACGTATAACAAGGTCCCCGAGAGGGGAATCGTCATCTTCTGCGGAGAGGTCCCCCGCGCCGGAGACCAGACCAAGATGGTCCAGTACGTCATCGATCCCCCGGAAGCCATCACCGCCTTCCTCTACCGCTGCGACTCCGCATTCTTCACGGAGCCCCTCGACGGTATGCTGGTGGACAAGAAGTTCTACGGACTGCTGGTCATGGACAGGAAAGAGGCCACCATCGGTATGCTGGCCGGAACCAAGATCCAGGTGCTCAAGCACTTCGAGTCCATGGTCCCCTCGAAGCACCACCAGGGAGGTCAGTCGTCCGTCCGTTTCGAGAGGCTTATCGAGATTGCCGCTCACGAGTTCTTCAAGAAGATCGCAGACAACTGCACCACTTGCTTCCTGGACAACCTGATGGACCTGGAGGGTATCATCATCGGAGGACACTCCCCCACCAAGGATTTCTTCTACAACGAGCAGTACCTTCACCACGAGCTCCAGAAGAAGGTCATCAAGCCCCTCATCGATACAGGTTACACCGACGAATCCGGACTGAAGGAGCTCGTCGACAACGCACAGGGCTCCATCGCCGACCAGCAGCTTTCCCAGGAGAGGGAGATGATGCAGAGGCTGTTCCGCGAGATCAGGAAGACCGAGGGCGGACTCGACGCCTACGGAGAGGACGATGTGCGCCACTGCGCCGAGATGGGTGCGGTCGACACCTTCCTCATCTCCAGCCAGCTCAGGAAGTACCGCTGCAACTGCCAGTGCAGTTCCGGACACACTTTCGACATCACCATCGACGATCCCGAAGCACCCCTGAAATGTCCCCAGTGCGGGGCCAACGCCAAGGTGCTCGACAGCAAGGACCTTATCGACGACTTCTTCGAGATGGCCGACACCTACAATTCGAACATGCAGCTGATCACCCCCGATTCCGAGGAGGGAGGAATGCTCCTGAAGGCTTTCGGAGGAATCGCAGCGCTTCTCAGGTACAGACTGGAGTGATAGAATGATCGTAATGGAGAAGTTCGTCGCGGAATGCGAGGATGCTGTCGTCAAGGCACTGGCAGCCATGGGTGCCCCTTCCGACCTGAAACTGGTCAAGGAGTTCCCCGAAACTGCCGATCTGGCTATACCCTGTTTCACTTTCGCAAAACCCCTCAAGATGGCCCCTGTCGTCATCGCGGAGAAGATTGCCTCGGAGATTAAGGCCCCCTGCGGTCTCATCGCCGGGGTCACCCCCCTCAACGGATACCTGAACTTCACGGTGGACACCACCGCCCTCGTCACCGACCTCCTCACCGAGGTAGCGGAGCAGGGTGATTCCTTCGGCAAAGGCAAGCCCACCGGCATCAGGGTCAATGTCGAGCACACTTCCACCAACCCCACCGGACCCGTTCACGTGGGACGTGCAAGGAACCCCATCATCGGAGACACCCTCGCACGCTGCCTGAGGATGCGCGGACACGACGTCACCACCGAATACTACGTAAATGACGTAGGAAAGCAGGTCGTCATGATGTCCTGGGGAGTCGCCAACGTGACCCCCGAGGAGGTCCAGAAGGAGATCGAGGAGACCGAGAAGGCCGACGACCGTGACAAGGTGGACCACAGGCTGGTCTACAACTACAGGGTCGCCACCAAGAAGATCCACGAGGTTCCCGAGATGGAGGCCGAGATCGCCAGTCTCCTGGAGAGGTTCGAGGCCGGTGACCAGGAGGTCATCGACTACGTGAAGAAAGTGGCGGAGACCATGCTGGGAGGAATCAACGAGACCCTCGCATCCATGAACGTCACCCTCGACAGGTACACCTGGGAATCCAAGTTCATCGCCAACGGCGCAGCCAAGGAGATCGTCTCCAAGTTGCAGAACACCCCCTATTCCGGAAAGACTGATGACGGTGCGTCCTACGTCGACCTCAAGGACTTCGGAATCCACGGAAAGAACACCAAGTTCACCTTCACCCGTTCCGACGGAACCACCCTTTACACCACCAGGGACCTTGCCTACCACATGGACAAGTTCTCCCGTGCCGACAGGGTCATCGACGTCCTCGGAGAGGACCAGAAGCTGGGGTCCCAGCAGCTGTGTTCCGCACTCCAGATCATGGGCGTCGACAGGAAGCCCGAGGCACTGTTCTATGCCTTCGTCTCCCTCCCCGAGGGAAGGATGTCCACCCGTAAGGGTGTCGTCGTCTACCTCGACGATCTGATCGATGAGGCAGTCGACCGTGCCTACGCGGAGATCCAGAAACGCCGCAGCGACCTTTCCGAGGAGCAGATGCAGGCTATCGCCAGGGCGGTCGGAGTAGGTGCCGTCAGGTACAATATCGTCCGTGTCGGTTCCGACAAGCAGCTGGTCTTCAAGTGGGAGGATGCGCTGTCCTTCGACGGAAACAGCGGACCATACTTACAGTATGTCCACGCCAGGGCCTGTTCCATCCTACGCAAGGCAGGCAAGTTCGAGTCCTGCACCGACGGTTCCAAGCTCACCGATGAGTACGAGATCAAACTCGCCAAGGCACTCGCCAGGTTCGAGGCCGTACTCAAGGACATCGACGAGACCAAGCGCGTCAACATGATGCCCGCCTACGGACACGAGGTAGCGGCCATCTTCAACCAGTTCTACGCAGCTGTGCCAGTACTTCAGGCTAACGATGCCAGGGAGGCCCGTCTCACCCTTGTGGAGGCCACCCGTGTCGTGCTGAAGAACGTCCTCTGGTGTCTCGGTATCGAATCCCCCGAGGAGATGTGAACATGGAATTCCGTCCCATGAAGCTCAAGGACCTGAAGAAGGTCCGCGAGCTGGAGATAGAGCTCATCAAGGAGTACTTCTCCAGCACATTGGAGAACAAATGGGACGAATTCCCCGAGGAATGGCGCGACAATC
The sequence above is a segment of the methanogenic archaeon ISO4-H5 genome. Coding sequences within it:
- a CDS encoding tryptophanyl-tRNA synthetase TrpS; this encodes MAEDFKVTPWEVTGDIDYDVLMKKFGTTPISKDLMDRISRYGEPHYMMRRGIFYCHRDLGLLLDDYDKGNKFYLYTGRGPSGNTHLGHVMPWIFNKWVQDTFKCDMLFQMTDDEKFLFKDLTLHDTRNMAYENALDFVALGFDPEKTKIIVDTENIKTLYPLALRVAKKVTFSTAKAVFGFDGESNIGRIFFTTLESAPAFIPSEIEGKPTRVVIPCGIDQDPHFRVTRDVAQGLGYHKPSMIYCKMCPGLNGGDKMSSSDENATIYTTDTPKQVKKKVGRAFTGGCVSVEEQREKGGNPDVCAVFKYNFYLFEHDDAKLNELADKCRRGEILCGECKVALTSKINVFLENHQAKREEAKEIVKQMTFEGFKW
- a CDS encoding arginine-tRNA synthetase argS, whose translation is MIVMEKFVAECEDAVVKALAAMGAPSDLKLVKEFPETADLAIPCFTFAKPLKMAPVVIAEKIASEIKAPCGLIAGVTPLNGYLNFTVDTTALVTDLLTEVAEQGDSFGKGKPTGIRVNVEHTSTNPTGPVHVGRARNPIIGDTLARCLRMRGHDVTTEYYVNDVGKQVVMMSWGVANVTPEEVQKEIEETEKADDRDKVDHRLVYNYRVATKKIHEVPEMEAEIASLLERFEAGDQEVIDYVKKVAETMLGGINETLASMNVTLDRYTWESKFIANGAAKEIVSKLQNTPYSGKTDDGASYVDLKDFGIHGKNTKFTFTRSDGTTLYTTRDLAYHMDKFSRADRVIDVLGEDQKLGSQQLCSALQIMGVDRKPEALFYAFVSLPEGRMSTRKGVVVYLDDLIDEAVDRAYAEIQKRRSDLSEEQMQAIARAVGVGAVRYNIVRVGSDKQLVFKWEDALSFDGNSGPYLQYVHARACSILRKAGKFESCTDGSKLTDEYEIKLAKALARFEAVLKDIDETKRVNMMPAYGHEVAAIFNQFYAAVPVLQANDAREARLTLVEATRVVLKNVLWCLGIESPEEM
- a CDS encoding peptide chain release factor aRF1; translated protein: MSTDNSANRARYDFKKAMEEIKNYRGRGTELISVYVPPGKLISDAMAYLRDEEGQAQNIKSKTTLKNVTSAIDSIMARLKTYNKVPERGIVIFCGEVPRAGDQTKMVQYVIDPPEAITAFLYRCDSAFFTEPLDGMLVDKKFYGLLVMDRKEATIGMLAGTKIQVLKHFESMVPSKHHQGGQSSVRFERLIEIAAHEFFKKIADNCTTCFLDNLMDLEGIIIGGHSPTKDFFYNEQYLHHELQKKVIKPLIDTGYTDESGLKELVDNAQGSIADQQLSQEREMMQRLFREIRKTEGGLDAYGEDDVRHCAEMGAVDTFLISSQLRKYRCNCQCSSGHTFDITIDDPEAPLKCPQCGANAKVLDSKDLIDDFFEMADTYNSNMQLITPDSEEGGMLLKAFGGIAALLRYRLE
- a CDS encoding phenylalanyl-tRNA synthetase alpha subunit PheS, with amino-acid sequence MVSTMDMKELLEGLSYNEKRLLLALDQNGGRGSPADMIEKGGFGLEVEVMGSASWLASKGLAEISEDSTKYFELTDVEESKKGLPERRALTAIDSNGGSMALSALAGAMPGEDNIAVGWLMRKKLATMQEVSGEKGLVLTDLGKQTIGKQMPDEELIARMIGAPVEEKDADAKVIKDLKGRKGMIKETIVTKREITLTADGVSAARSGIEIKEELTEVTDEVIQSGKWKDVEFRKYDVQTFAPAAYPAKKNPLTRLGNEVRRLFTDMGFTEMSSEYVQNAFWNMDTLFIPQDHPARDMQDTFFLDNPETIPLDDRELVAKIKAIHENGGDTGSTGWGGTWSEEKASQALLRTHSTVSSIRYIAEHPDAPQKAFSISRIFRKESIDATHLPEFSQIEGIVIDENANLDMLISLIREFYARMGFDKINVRPSYFPYTEPSLELEVFFNGKWLELGGAGVFRPEVLAPFGVKTPVLAWGFGFERLAMLKWNITDIRDLYISDLDSLKKNTIY
- a CDS encoding uridylate kinase PyrH, which produces MSQDIVVISIGGSILIPDQNDSVYIGKLAEMLKKASEKVRVCVVCGGGKIARYYTVTGRELGGKEYDLDMLGIGCTRLNAGLLALALGDKSSVDIPLDVKTAADKFRQGGIVVMGGTEPGHTTDAVATMLACELGAKRVINATSVDAVYSDDPRKNPDAVRYDKLTIDELDALVYKDHGAGKSSVFDPLGVQIAKKEKIDIQMVDGRNLAELEKAILGQPFSGTYINSQ